One genomic region from Prochlorococcus marinus CUG1433 encodes:
- the dnaK gene encoding molecular chaperone DnaK → MGKVVGIDLGTTNSCVAVMEGGKPTVIANAEGFRTTPSVVAYTKNQDQLVGQIAKRQAVMNPENTFYSAKRFVGRRVDEVNEESKEVSYSVEKSGSSVKLKCPILDKQFSPEEVSSQVLRKLADDAGKYLGEKVTQAVITVPAYFNDSQRQATKDAGKIAGLEVLRIVNEPTAAALAYGLDKENEKILVFDLGGGTFDVSVIEAGDGVTEVLSTSGDTHLGGDDFDRCIVDHLANTFKSNEGIDLRQDKQALQRLTEAAEKAKIELSNATQSEINLPFITATPEGPKHLDLNLTRVKFEELAASLIDRCKTPVERAISDAKISTSEIDEVVMVGGSSRIPAVLDLVKKIIGKDPNQTVNPDEVVAVGAAIQGGVLAGEVKDILLLDVTPLSLGVETLGGVMTKMINRNTTVPTKKSETYSTAVDGQTNVEIHVLQGEREMASDNKSLGTFRLDGIPSAPRGVPQIEVTFDIDANGILSVTAKDKGSGKEQSISITGASTLSDNEVEKMVKDAESNASADKEKREKIDLKNQAETLVYQTEKQLGELGDKIDAAAKSKVEEKSNALKEATSKEDYESMKKLLEELQQELYAVGSSVYQQPGNQPPSPGAAGGPDQSDSNEKGGDDVIDADFTETKD, encoded by the coding sequence ATGGGTAAGGTTGTAGGAATCGATTTAGGAACAACTAATAGTTGTGTTGCTGTAATGGAAGGTGGTAAACCTACTGTAATAGCAAATGCTGAGGGTTTCAGAACTACTCCATCAGTTGTTGCATATACAAAAAATCAAGATCAGCTTGTTGGACAAATAGCTAAAAGACAGGCTGTAATGAACCCTGAAAATACTTTTTATTCAGCAAAACGATTTGTTGGAAGAAGAGTTGATGAAGTTAATGAAGAATCTAAAGAAGTTAGTTATTCTGTTGAAAAATCTGGTTCTAGTGTAAAGTTAAAATGCCCTATTTTGGATAAGCAGTTTTCTCCTGAAGAGGTGAGTTCTCAAGTTTTAAGAAAGTTAGCAGATGATGCAGGTAAATACCTTGGTGAAAAAGTTACACAAGCTGTAATTACAGTTCCAGCTTATTTTAATGATTCACAAAGACAGGCTACTAAAGATGCCGGAAAGATTGCAGGTTTAGAAGTCCTCAGAATTGTTAATGAGCCAACCGCTGCGGCCCTAGCATATGGTTTGGATAAAGAGAATGAAAAAATTCTTGTTTTTGATTTAGGGGGAGGAACATTTGATGTCTCAGTTATTGAAGCAGGTGACGGAGTAACAGAAGTTCTATCTACGTCAGGAGATACACATTTAGGTGGTGATGATTTTGATAGATGCATTGTAGATCACTTAGCTAATACTTTTAAATCAAATGAGGGAATTGATCTCAGACAAGATAAGCAAGCTTTGCAAAGATTGACTGAAGCTGCAGAAAAAGCAAAGATAGAGCTTTCAAATGCTACGCAAAGTGAGATAAATTTACCTTTTATTACAGCTACGCCTGAAGGACCAAAACACTTAGATTTGAACCTTACTAGAGTAAAGTTCGAGGAACTAGCAGCTTCTTTAATTGATAGGTGTAAGACCCCAGTTGAGAGAGCTATAAGCGATGCAAAAATTTCTACTAGTGAAATTGATGAAGTTGTTATGGTCGGAGGCTCATCTAGAATACCTGCCGTTCTAGATTTAGTTAAAAAAATAATTGGTAAAGATCCAAACCAAACCGTTAATCCCGATGAGGTAGTAGCTGTTGGAGCTGCAATTCAGGGAGGAGTTTTAGCAGGAGAGGTTAAAGATATATTGTTGCTTGATGTTACTCCACTTTCTCTAGGTGTAGAGACTCTAGGCGGAGTAATGACAAAAATGATAAATCGAAATACTACCGTACCTACAAAGAAATCTGAAACATATTCAACTGCTGTAGACGGTCAAACAAATGTTGAAATACACGTTTTACAGGGTGAAAGAGAAATGGCCTCTGATAACAAAAGCTTAGGAACCTTTAGATTGGATGGAATACCCTCAGCACCAAGGGGAGTTCCGCAAATTGAAGTTACATTTGATATCGATGCAAATGGAATTCTTAGTGTTACTGCTAAAGATAAAGGAAGTGGTAAAGAGCAAAGTATTTCTATCACTGGTGCTTCTACTTTATCTGATAATGAAGTAGAAAAAATGGTAAAAGATGCAGAATCAAATGCATCTGCAGATAAGGAAAAAAGAGAAAAAATTGATTTAAAAAATCAAGCTGAAACACTTGTCTACCAGACAGAAAAGCAACTTGGTGAGTTAGGAGACAAAATTGATGCTGCAGCAAAGTCTAAAGTTGAAGAAAAAAGTAATGCTTTAAAAGAAGCAACTTCAAAAGAAGATTATGAATCAATGAAAAAACTTCTTGAAGAACTCCAGCAAGAACTTTATGCAGTTGGCTCATCTGTTTATCAGCAACCAGGCAATCAGCCACCATCACCTGGCGCAGCTGGTGGTCCTGATCAGAGTGATTCAAATGAAAAAGGTGGAGATGATGTAATTGATGCAGACTTCACTGAAACAAAAGATTAG
- a CDS encoding FAD-binding oxidoreductase: MKSLKENFQKANIVIIGSGIIGKFNALELSELGFQVTIIDPTQLQNSSNAALGLLMGNMYQKRRGRSWDLRKQSIELWPQWITFLQKFNYELNIEKPLIQLTTNEEKFKKLEKFVYENNDPTLLILERDSILIKNINKTFQTNNIKGMISFKDGKINALSLLQTLDKYLKHKKVNYLQEEIIKIRKSDNQWISTTRNNENIKSDMVILCNSLKAIDLIDSRSHNIKLKPVLGQAMEIEINDEEVDLFSLPKQFNINGKNIIPKSKNKLIIGSTDEHSTKPEKNTFEKLTNFLDKKPTWLEKGKICKKWYGIRSRPDGEPSPIMKNLEDGLIICTGFYKNGILLAPACSKWVANEIKNYLY, from the coding sequence ATGAAAAGCTTAAAAGAAAATTTTCAAAAAGCAAACATAGTTATTATTGGCTCAGGGATTATTGGAAAATTTAACGCCTTAGAATTATCAGAATTAGGTTTCCAAGTAACGATAATAGATCCAACTCAACTCCAAAATAGTAGCAATGCAGCTTTAGGCTTGCTAATGGGTAATATGTATCAAAAAAGAAGGGGTAGAAGCTGGGATCTCAGGAAACAAAGCATTGAATTATGGCCACAATGGATTACGTTCCTACAAAAATTTAATTATGAATTAAATATCGAAAAACCATTAATCCAACTAACTACTAATGAAGAAAAGTTTAAAAAATTAGAGAAATTTGTTTATGAAAATAATGATCCAACGTTACTAATTTTAGAAAGAGACTCAATATTAATCAAGAATATAAATAAAACCTTCCAAACAAACAATATAAAAGGAATGATCTCCTTCAAAGATGGAAAAATAAATGCTTTATCGTTACTACAAACATTAGATAAATATCTAAAACATAAAAAAGTAAATTATTTACAAGAAGAAATAATAAAAATAAGAAAATCAGACAATCAATGGATTTCTACAACAAGAAATAATGAAAATATCAAATCTGACATGGTTATTTTGTGTAATTCACTAAAAGCGATTGATTTAATAGATAGCAGATCTCACAACATCAAATTAAAGCCTGTTTTAGGCCAAGCTATGGAAATTGAGATTAATGATGAAGAAGTTGATTTGTTTTCGCTGCCAAAACAATTCAATATAAATGGTAAAAATATAATTCCAAAATCAAAAAATAAGCTAATTATTGGATCAACTGACGAACATAGTACTAAGCCAGAAAAAAATACATTCGAAAAACTCACAAATTTTCTAGATAAAAAACCAACTTGGCTGGAGAAAGGAAAAATTTGTAAAAAGTGGTACGGAATTAGGTCAAGACCAGATGGTGAGCCTTCACCAATAATGAAAAATCTTGAAGATGGACTAATTATCTGTACAGGTTTTTATAAAAATGGGATTTTACTGGCTCCCGCTTGTTCTAAATGGGTTGCTAATGAAATTAAAAATTACCTTTACTAA